GAGCGTTCTCGGGCCACCCCACCCGCGTCAGACGCGCGTTCAGCACATCTTCTGGGTGGCCGCCTGGCCCGCGAGCGGGTCGCCCGCCCTGCGCAGGGAGCCGACCGCCGCCGTGCAGTCCTTCACCGTGTCCGCGCCGCCCGACCAGAACTCCTGGCCATTGTGGTCGGTCCACGCCTTCCCGCCGAAGAAGTCGTCCTGGCTGTAGCTGTAGACGGCGACGCTCACGTCGTAGTCCTTGTTGACGTTACGGAATGAATCCCAGACCCAGAGATATCCGTAATTCTCGTTGCACGTCTTCGAGTAGAACTGCTTGACCGACGCGATGTGCGCACCGGCCCTGTCGATGTAGGCTGTTTTTCCGACCTGGTACGCGTCGGCGCAGACTCCCGCCACCCGTGCTTTCGCGCTCGCCGGGTTTCCCGCCTCACTGGGGGCGGTCGACTTCGCCTTGGCGGACTTGGACGGCTGCGGTGCCGGACCGTCGCCCGCGACCGCCGCGCCCGCAGGGATCAGGGCGAATGCGCAGGCCGCGGCCACGACCGCGCGCTTGGTGTAGCGCATAGGAACACCTCTCTCTGAGCAAAAGGGCGCGGTAAACCCACGGGCCCGCCAGTGGCGGCTACCGCTCGGTTATCGGGCCCGATGCCGGCTGCTGGAATTACTTCCGAACACCTAGGCAGACAACGGATCTTGACCGAGGGTTGCACGATTCCCCGGTTTTATTTCGGGCGGGTAAACGGAATTCGCGCCTCGGCTCCATTTCAACCTCAGGAGACACATGACAACCGACAACAACGCGTTCACCGGCAGCCGTCGCCGGCCGTGGCACGCGCTCCCTTCCTCCGTACGAGCCGGCATCGAGGACGTGCTCGGGGGGCGGGTGGTGGCGGCCAGGAGCCAGCCGGGCGGGTTCTCCGACGGGCTCGCGGCGCGGCTGGAGTTGGCGGACGGGCGAAAGGTGTTCGCCAAGGCCGTGGACCCGGGGGCGGCGCCGGGGGGTGGCGGCGTTCCACCGGCGGGAGGTGGTGGTGAACGGGGCGCTGCCGCACGGGGCTCCCGTACCGAGGCTGTTGGGGTCGTACGACGATCTGGGGTGGGTGGCGCTGGGCTTCGAGGACATCGAGGGGGCGTTGCCCGTACAGCCGTGGCGGGAGGACGAGTTGGAGCGGGTGCTCCACGCGTTGACCGACCTTGCGGAGTCTCTGACTCCTTCACCGGGGCTCAACTGCCGCGACGTGTCTCCCCGGTTGGGGGGTTGGGGGCGACGGGTGGACAGCCCTCGGTCGCTGGCGAAGTTGGGGGTGGTCGCACCGGATGCGGCGCGGGAGTTGGACCGGCATCTCGCCTGGACCGGGCCCGTGTACGCGGATCTGGTGATGCTGCTCGGCAGCGTGGCGCTGAGCGGGCTCGACCCGGAGCGGTACGCCACGCGACATCCTCTGTTGCGGGGTGTCGATCCGGCGGCGGTGGACGTGCTCATCTCGGCACAGGCGGGGTTTCTGCTGGCGGCGGCGTGCTCGATGGACTCGGCGGATCCGGGGGTGGATCCGAGGCTGGAGCACGCGATGACGGGCCTGGGGCTCGCGTCGCTGCGGGGTGGACGTCGGTCCCAGGGGTGACTGTGCGCTGGGGCAACCGAGTTGACTGTCGGAAACGTCTGGTGGGACATGGCGACCACTGGCACACCGTCCCCCTCACCCATCCCACCGCGCTGGCCGCATTGCGCCCACGGTGCGGATCCGGTCGGTGACCCGGTTGGCTGCCGTGGCCGGCGCGTGGAGCCGTACGACGGGTGTCTGGCCCACCTCACGGACGCCGACCGAGACGGCTACCTGAGCACACTGGGGCCAGGTAGCGACCTCGATCACCGGGGCACCCAGATCTCAGAGACGCTGCTGGAGCAACTCCTGGACGCGGTCCGCGACCCTCTCAGTCAGAAGCCCCGCCTTGGCGAGATCTCATTCGTTGACGCGAAGTTCACCGGCAGCGCCAACTTCGGCGGGACGAAGTTCACCGGTGATGCGAACTTCAGCGGGGCGAAGTTCTCCGACAACGCCAACTTTATCCTGGCGAAGTTCTCCAACCACGCCAGGTTCGACGAGGCGTCGTTCTCCGACAACACCAACTTCGACATGGCCGTGTTCTCCAACCACGCCAGGTTCGACGGGGCAAAGTTCTCCGGGTACGCCAACTTCGGCAGGGCGAAGTTCACCGGCAGCGCCAACTTCGGGGGGGCAGTGTTCTCCCACAACGCCGGGTTCAGCGGGGCGAAGTTCACCGGCGATGCGAACTTCAGCGGGGCGAAGTTCTCCGTCAGCGCCGTGTTCAACGGGGTGAAGTTCTCCAGGTATGCCAGGTTCCTGGGGGCAAAGTTCTCCGGCTACGCCAACTTCGCTTGGGCAGTGTTCTCCGACAACGCCACATTCGCCAGGGCGAAGTTTTCCAGCGACGCTGACTTCAGCGGGGCAGTGTTCTCCGACAACGCCGAGTTCAGCGGGGCGGAGTTCGAGACGGCTTCGGAATTGGGTCCTCTCGTCTGCTGGCATGTCCTCAGCCTGCGCGGAGCACGGTTTGCCGGCCCCGTAACCATCGAAGCGGCAGCGGCCCGGCTCGATTGCCGGCGGACGCGGTGGGAGTCCACCGCCGCTCTGCGGCTGCGGTACGCGTCCGTCGACCTGAGCGATGCGGTGGTCGAGTATCCGGTGAGTGTCACCGCCCGGAAGACCCCCTTCCCCAGGGAACTCAGCCGCGTCGCCTTGGAGGAAGGGGCACTGGCCACCGGCGATGCAGGCGTGCGCGTCGTGTCCCTGCAAGGCATGGACGCCGCACACCTCGTGCTGAACAACGTCGACCTCAGCGAATGCGTATTCACCGGCACCGTGCACTTGGACCAACTGCGGCTGGAGGGCGAGTGCCCCCTCGCACCCACCCCCTCCGGGCTTCGCCAGCGGGGGCCGTTTCCCGTGCGGTGGACCGCGCGGCGCACGCTGGCCGAGGAACAGTACTGGCGCACTAGCCGAGGTTGGCCGGGGTGGGAGGCCGCGCCGGGTGGGGTGGAGGTCGTCGGGCCGGCGGCTCTCGCTCCCGTGTACCGGCAGTTGCGGAAGTCCTTCGAGGACGGCAGGAACGAGCCCGACGCCGCGGACTTCTACTACGGCGAGATGGAGATGCGTCGCCACGACCGCCAACGGCCCCGCGCCGAGCGGATGTTGCTCGCCCTGTACTGGGCGGTGTCCGGGTACAGCCTGCGGGCCTCCCGCGCACTGGGTTGGCTTCTCGGTGCCATGGCCGCCACCGTGCTGGTCATGATGCTGTGGGGGTTGCCCAAGGACGACCCGAAGCCCGCCACCACCGGACGGCTGTCGGGACAGGACATCGCCCTGACCACGGACACTCCCGACCCGGCCAACCCCACCGGCTCTCTCCGCTCCCGGCTCACCTCCGAGCGGTGGGAGAAGTCCGCGCGGGTCGTGGTCAACTCGGTCGTCTTCCGCTCCTCCGGCCAGAACCTCACCACCACCGGTACGTACACCGAAATGGCCTCCCGGGTGGCCGAACCGGTACTCCTCGGTCTCGCCGTCCTTGCCGTACGCAGCCGGGTCAAGCGGTAGCTGCGCACGCCCCCGTCATGCCGGATCATGGACGCACCGTCCGGTCCGTGAGATACGTGTGCACGGAATCGAATACCCGCGCTAGTCTCCCCGCCATGTCCGCACCCGCCCGCTTCCTCTGTCTCGCGTGCTTCGCGAACTCGGTCTGGTGCGTCGACGACAACCTCTGTTGTTCCTGAGTCGAGCCCCCGCGCCCCGCCACCGCCGACCACCCGACTCCGGAGAACTGTCGTGACCACCACCGCTCCCCCGCGCCGGACCAGCCCCGCCGCGCTGCTCGTCCCCTCCCCGACCTCCTCCCCCGCCCCCGAGGCCGAGCCCGCGCCTCCGGTACGGCGCGTGCCGCTCGCGATATCCGGGCTGCTGGCCGTCGCACTGACCGCGTACGTGTGGTCGACGCACGGCGCCAAGCCCGGAACGCTCCTGCTGCTCGGGCTCGGTCTGGGCCTGGCGCTCTTCCACTCGCGGTTCGGATTCACCTCCGCCTGGCGGCAGTTGGTGGCTGTCGGCAACGGGCAGGGGCTGCGCGCCCATGCCCTGCTCCTCGGCACCACCGCCACCCTCTTCGCGCTGATCATCGGCAGCGGGACGGGGCTCTTCGGCTCCGTGCCCGCGCCGTCGGCCGGGCCGCTCGGCGTCGGGCTGCTCGTCGGGGCGTTCGTCTTCGCCATCGGGATGCAGCTCGGGGGCGCGTGCGCGTCGGGGACGCTGTTCGCCGTGGGGGCGGGGCAGTCGTCCATCGTTCTGACGCTCGGTGGTTTCATCGTCGGATCGACCGTGGCCGCCTGGCAGTTCGACCTGTGGAAGGACCTGCCCGCGCTCGACCCGGTCCTTCTGTCCGACCACGTCGGCTGGTTCGGCTCGTGGGCGGTGACCATCGCCGTACTGGGCCTCATCGTGCTGGTCAGCCGCCGCGTACAGGCGCGCCGTACCCCGCCGCCGATCAGCACCCCGCCGAGCGCCAAGGGCGCGGCGCGCGTGCTGCGCGGATCATGGCCACTGGCCGCCGGCGCGCTGGCGCTGGCCGTGCTGGGCGCCGGGGTGCTGCTGGTGTCCGGCGGTCCTTGGGGTGTCACCAGCGCGTTCAGCCTGTGGGGCTCGCGGGTGGTCGACGCGCTCGGCGGCAACCCCGCCAACTGGTCGTTCTGGCAGCAGCCGGGCAACGCGGAGATGTTCGCGGGGCC
The nucleotide sequence above comes from Streptomyces sp. NBC_01716. Encoded proteins:
- a CDS encoding pentapeptide repeat-containing protein — translated: MEPYDGCLAHLTDADRDGYLSTLGPGSDLDHRGTQISETLLEQLLDAVRDPLSQKPRLGEISFVDAKFTGSANFGGTKFTGDANFSGAKFSDNANFILAKFSNHARFDEASFSDNTNFDMAVFSNHARFDGAKFSGYANFGRAKFTGSANFGGAVFSHNAGFSGAKFTGDANFSGAKFSVSAVFNGVKFSRYARFLGAKFSGYANFAWAVFSDNATFARAKFSSDADFSGAVFSDNAEFSGAEFETASELGPLVCWHVLSLRGARFAGPVTIEAAAARLDCRRTRWESTAALRLRYASVDLSDAVVEYPVSVTARKTPFPRELSRVALEEGALATGDAGVRVVSLQGMDAAHLVLNNVDLSECVFTGTVHLDQLRLEGECPLAPTPSGLRQRGPFPVRWTARRTLAEEQYWRTSRGWPGWEAAPGGVEVVGPAALAPVYRQLRKSFEDGRNEPDAADFYYGEMEMRRHDRQRPRAERMLLALYWAVSGYSLRASRALGWLLGAMAATVLVMMLWGLPKDDPKPATTGRLSGQDIALTTDTPDPANPTGSLRSRLTSERWEKSARVVVNSVVFRSSGQNLTTTGTYTEMASRVAEPVLLGLAVLAVRSRVKR
- a CDS encoding YeeE/YedE family protein, translating into MTTTAPPRRTSPAALLVPSPTSSPAPEAEPAPPVRRVPLAISGLLAVALTAYVWSTHGAKPGTLLLLGLGLGLALFHSRFGFTSAWRQLVAVGNGQGLRAHALLLGTTATLFALIIGSGTGLFGSVPAPSAGPLGVGLLVGAFVFAIGMQLGGACASGTLFAVGAGQSSIVLTLGGFIVGSTVAAWQFDLWKDLPALDPVLLSDHVGWFGSWAVTIAVLGLIVLVSRRVQARRTPPPISTPPSAKGAARVLRGSWPLAAGALALAVLGAGVLLVSGGPWGVTSAFSLWGSRVVDALGGNPANWSFWQQPGNAEMFAGPVLKDKNSLTDIGIMIGAAVAASLGGTWALHRGIPGRTAVAAVLGGVLMGIGARLAGGCNIGAYLAGIASGSLHGWIWGATALLGTWAGIRLRPLFALGNPKPGDGIC